The Gavia stellata isolate bGavSte3 chromosome 15, bGavSte3.hap2, whole genome shotgun sequence region CTACCACGAATGCACTGCCTGCCGCATCAGCTTCAACAGCCTCGACAGCTACCTGGCCCACAAGAAATACCAGTGCCCGGCCACCCCGCTGCAGCCCCGCACCCTCGAGCACCTCCAGAAGATGAAGGGGGCCATGCCCGCCCCCCTCAAGGGTCGGcgcagccccggcagccccagcgAGGGGGACCCCGAAGGCGTGCGGGTGAGGGCGGCTCCAGCGGGGAGCCCCGGCATCCCCTACCCCGGTGCGTCCGGGGCGGACTCGCTGCAGCGTTACCCCAAAGGTCCCCTGCCGCCCCCGGGGACGAAGGGACCCCTCTCCGCCTGTCCCTACTGTCCCCTCAACGGGGCCATCAAGGGCGACCTCCTCGAGCACTTCCGTAATGCCCACGGGCTCTTCGTGGCCAagccggcggcggccgggcaGGGGCTCCCCGACCCCTCGGTGCCCGGTGCCGGCAGGACGCCCGAGCCCCCGCTGCCCGCGGCATCGCCCCCCCACCCGCCTGCCCCCCGTCTCCGCCGGGACAGCTTCAACGGCAAGGAGGGTCGGGATGGCagcggcagcccccggccccccgcctcACCCCGGCCCCCCGCTTCGCCTGGGGCCCCCGAGGGACTGCGGGAAGCTGCCCGCAAGCCCCCCACGCCCCCCACCTACACGGACAGGGGGGTGCAGACCCCCCCGGCCAAGGCTGTGCCCGGCCCGGTGCCCAATGGCAACCACAGGTACTGTCGCCTCTGTAACATCAAGTTCAGCAGCCTCTCCACCTTCATCGCCCACAAGAAGTATTACTGTTCCTCCCACGCCGCCGAGCACGTCAAGTAAAGCCCCCCCGCTGTCCCCCACCACTGcttggggggggctgcaggggctgggggaccAGGAACCGATGGCCAGCACCCCCGCCTTGAAGGGATCAGGGTGATGGAGGACTCCCGGGAGGCTCTGCCACGGTGGCTTCAGCATCCGGAGGTCCCTCCGGTAGCCCAAAACTTCACCCTGGGTTGGGGGTCCCGCACGTGGCGGGCCGAGGACcctgggcgggggggagcgCGGTGCTGGTGGGGAGCCCCTACCTCTGCCGCAGCCAGGGCTGATGctgcagggaaactgaggcagggggaATGCGCATggccctgccccagccagggggctgcgggggggctctgcccccaAGGTAGACActacagggatggggagggggcacagcacagctgggcTTGGACCTGGGCACCCTAGGAAGTGTGTGGGTGCCCCCCGCCACAGACTGGACCCTGCAAGGAGGTGGCACTGAAGGCGAGGATGAAGCAACCCTGGGAACCATGTGTATAAGCgtgtacagaaataaatatgtcTAATACAGCCAGGCTACCGCCTGCATGCGGGTGGGGGACACTgcgggggctggcagggccacCGTCACCCCGTGGGGTCAGGGGCATCGGGATGGGGACGTCGGATGCGTATAACCATGGGGTGGCAGGGACAGCCTGCAATAGCGGGGCAGAGCATGGCAGCCCCATTGCCGTCACTGGCACCCCTGGGTGGCACATGTCTGTGCCACGGGGCAACGCAGCCACTAgcccccaggctgggctccagctggtgctgggctgcaggctgAGGGCTTGTTAATTATCAGGCTAATGAAAACCCCCCCAGCCACAGGTGGGTTGTGTTGCCCCGAGCTCAGCTCAGGTCTCTGCCACAGTGGCTGTTCCCACACTGGAGCCCCAGACCCCTGCGGGGGGTCCCCAGGTGAGTATGGCTCGGGTCCCGTGGCCCCTGCGCTGCATCACGGGGGGGATGCCCCTAAGCACCCCTTCTCTCACCTCCGCACAGCGCACCCCAGTGCTTCCCAGTCCAGTGCAGGTGGGCAGTGGGTTGTTCCCCTCTGTTCCAGCTTGGCACTCTGGCTAGCAGGGCATGCACTTTGGGGACCCAGTCTGGGCTCCCCCCCAGGGACAGCCACCCCCCAGCTCAGTATAACCCAGTGTCACCCCAGGCGCTGTTTTGTTTCCCAGTCTGGTATCCCTGGAGCTGTGGGGTGGTTGCAGTCCCCATGGAGCACATCCACGGGGTTGCACGAGGCTGGGGCTGCCAAGCAGGCCAGAGATCCCGGGGGCTAAAACAGCCCCCCCCAGGGCAAGAGGGGTGCACCCTCCCCTCTTTGTGGCttgccagggtgctggggtgacagggaagaggaggaaggcagcagctccctcGGGGAGCGCTTACGACAGGTCCCCTCCTTGCACCACCGCCCAGTGCAGCCCCAGTGTGCCAAGTAGGGCAAGTGGCtgaccccccccgccccagcagAAAAGAGACAAGCCACAGCTGGGGGGTCACAAGAGCTTtacttaaataaatatatttacagagTAGTAGATATTACAGAGAAAGGCTGGCCATGCTCAGCCAGCGGGGTGCTAGGAGAGGCTGTGCCGGGTGCCACGGCAGCCTCTCCCCCATGCATTGACCTAGCGGGGTGCTGGGACCCCCAAGAGATGGAGGAGCGACAGAGGAGGGGGGACAGGGCACCAGACCCTCACTGCAGCGTCTTCCTGCAGGGCAGGGGCGggaggctggagggcaggaggctCTGCAGCGCTGGGCTGCCCTCCGCCTCCTTCGGCTCCTCTGTGGCatccaggagctgctgcatgTAGCAGGAGGTGCCGAGCAGGACGTGGCCTGTGGCCTGCATGGTGAAGAGCGTCCAGCGCAGAGCTTCCCTAGGGAGGAAGGGGGTGAGCATCCCTCCTTGCACCCCACGAAGGGTATGGGCAGCGGGGCTGGTCCCCCACTGCAGCATCCCCGCTGCCAGAGCCGTCGCCAGCCCCCCCAGCACTCACTTCATCAGCCGCTTGGCCCCGTAGCAGCGCAGGTCGTAGGACATGCTGTAGGTGCCGTAGAGCGTGGCTTTGACATTGAGGCAGCCCAGGTCCCACGGGTTGGTCTTGTAGAGGTCGAAGGTGACACAGGCAACGTCGATCCTCCGAGGGGGCTTGCGGGACAGGCTCAGCTGGTAGCCGGGCGTCTAGGGGAGAGCGGGACCGGGGTTACCcaccctcccagcaccccaggtACCACCCAGCTCAGCATCACCTCCCTGCCGATCCCAGCGTGGGATGCAGATGGGACAGAGCAGGCTCCTGCGCCCCAGGGGTGCACTCACCTTGGAGGCAGCCCAGGTCTGCCCCTTGCCGAGGGCCATCAGCACCGTCCCCTCCTCCAGCGTCCGGAAGAAAGCCTCCGTC contains the following coding sequences:
- the CIDEC gene encoding lipid transferase CIDEC encodes the protein MDYAKSLSLRLAAPVSKCVSASASMTQQLLSNPAPRPRPYRVCNWDRSLRKGIMAQSLAELLRQAQSALLAPGPISLVLDEDGTAVETEAFFRTLEEGTVLMALGKGQTWAASKTPGYQLSLSRKPPRRIDVACVTFDLYKTNPWDLGCLNVKATLYGTYSMSYDLRCYGAKRLMKEALRWTLFTMQATGHVLLGTSCYMQQLLDATEEPKEAEGSPALQSLLPSSLPPLPCRKTLQ